One segment of Radiobacillus kanasensis DNA contains the following:
- a CDS encoding diacylglycerol kinase family protein, translating into MFAWNGIRTVFRTERNFKVHIFLGISVILLGILFRIERIEWIAVSITIALVLSLEMFNTAIEKIMDYQSSDMDPRIGEIKDIAAGAVLMSAIMAAIVGGFIFIPKIINFIW; encoded by the coding sequence GTGTTTGCGTGGAACGGAATTCGAACTGTTTTTCGTACAGAACGAAATTTTAAAGTGCATATCTTTCTCGGGATTAGTGTGATTCTTCTGGGAATCCTATTTCGCATAGAGAGGATCGAATGGATTGCTGTAAGCATTACCATCGCACTTGTCTTAAGTTTAGAAATGTTTAATACTGCGATTGAAAAAATAATGGATTATCAATCCTCGGACATGGACCCGAGAATAGGAGAAATAAAAGATATTGCAGCTGGTGCCGTATTGATGAGTGCCATCATGGCAGCTATTGTCGGTGGATTTATTTTCATCCCTAAAATAATTAATTTTATATGGTAA
- the ybeY gene encoding rRNA maturation RNase YbeY yields the protein MQIDFQDATDQVKPEHFDLVEKLLEQAAELEQVSDEAELSVSFVDNDEIQTINREYRNIDKPTDVISFAMQESMEDEPEIVGDDVPLLLGDIIISVDKAEEQATEYNHSFERELGFLAVHGFLHLLGYDHMNEDDEKKMFGRQEEILHAFGLSRE from the coding sequence ATGCAGATTGATTTTCAAGATGCAACTGACCAAGTCAAACCGGAACACTTCGATCTGGTCGAAAAGCTACTAGAACAAGCAGCGGAATTGGAACAGGTTTCTGATGAGGCAGAGTTATCGGTTAGCTTTGTTGATAATGATGAGATTCAAACGATTAACAGAGAATATCGAAATATAGATAAGCCTACGGATGTTATTTCTTTTGCGATGCAAGAAAGTATGGAGGATGAACCAGAAATTGTGGGAGATGATGTTCCACTGTTATTAGGAGATATCATTATTTCTGTAGATAAAGCGGAGGAACAAGCAACGGAATACAACCATTCCTTTGAGAGAGAATTAGGCTTTCTTGCGGTTCACGGATTTCTTCATTTACTAGGCTATGACCATATGAATGAGGATGATGAAAAAAAGATGTTTGGAAGACAAGAGGAAATTCTTCATGCATTCGGGCTTTCGCGGGAATAG